The proteins below are encoded in one region of Ornithinimicrobium avium:
- the fmt gene encoding methionyl-tRNA formyltransferase, with product MRVVFAGTPDVAATSLERLLGSGHQVVGCLTRPDAGAGRGRRSRPSPVRALAEEAGIPVLAPAGLREEGVREHLQAWAPDVVAVVAYGGLVPPELLTLPPHGWVNLHFSLLPAWRGAAPVQHALLAGDDVTGAVTFTLEEGLDTGPVLGRLTETVRPRDTSGDLMGRLAHSGAELLVATLDAMEADTLVPEPQSVDGVSLAPKIEVADARVDWSRPAFAVDRLVRATTPAPGAWSTWRGERVKLGPVEPVGTTDRTTCAEEVVLAPGEVRADKRQVLVGTGSTPVRLGLVQARGRKAVPAADWARGVRPAEGETLGD from the coding sequence TTGAGGGTCGTCTTCGCCGGGACCCCCGACGTCGCGGCGACGTCGCTGGAGCGGCTGCTGGGCTCAGGGCACCAGGTCGTCGGCTGCCTCACCCGGCCCGACGCCGGAGCTGGCCGTGGCCGCCGCTCCCGTCCATCCCCGGTGCGGGCGCTGGCCGAGGAGGCCGGCATCCCCGTGCTCGCCCCCGCGGGGCTGCGGGAGGAGGGCGTGCGGGAGCACCTGCAGGCGTGGGCGCCGGACGTCGTCGCGGTGGTGGCCTACGGAGGCCTGGTTCCGCCGGAGCTGCTGACCCTGCCCCCGCACGGCTGGGTCAACCTGCACTTCTCGCTGCTCCCCGCCTGGCGCGGTGCGGCCCCGGTCCAGCACGCGCTGCTGGCCGGTGACGACGTGACGGGCGCCGTGACCTTCACGCTCGAGGAGGGCCTGGACACCGGGCCGGTCCTCGGGCGCCTCACGGAGACCGTCCGGCCGCGCGACACCAGCGGCGACCTGATGGGCCGCCTGGCCCACTCGGGTGCCGAGCTGCTCGTGGCCACGCTCGACGCGATGGAGGCGGACACGCTCGTGCCCGAGCCGCAGTCGGTGGACGGCGTGAGCCTCGCCCCCAAGATCGAGGTGGCCGACGCCCGCGTGGACTGGTCCCGCCCGGCCTTCGCCGTGGACCGTCTCGTACGGGCCACCACCCCGGCGCCCGGCGCCTGGAGCACGTGGCGGGGCGAGCGCGTCAAGCTCGGCCCGGTCGAGCCCGTCGGCACAACGGACCGCACCACCTGCGCCGAAGAGGTCGTGCTGGCGCCGGGGGAGGTCCGTGCCGACAAGCGGCAGGTCCTCGTCGGCACCGGCTCGACGCCGGTCCGGCTGGGCCTGGTGCAGGCGCGTGGCAGGAAGGCCGTGCCGGCGGCCGACTGGGCCCGCGGGGTCCGCCCCGCCGAGGGGGAGACCCTCGGTGACTGA
- a CDS encoding RsmB/NOP family class I SAM-dependent RNA methyltransferase, which produces MTERHGSAGRSGAGGRPGRTGQGARDGRRGPRARSAQRPAERARRGDPARDTAYLVLRAVEGQGAYANLELPGALRKARVRGRDAAFATELVYGSLRMQGLYDAVVQIAADRPVAGIDAPVLDVLRLGVHQLLGMRVPDHAAVSATVALARSHVSQGAGGFVNAVLRRVGERSRQEWVEAVTAGLEDPLARLAVEHSHPEWIVRALRAALIAHGGTAQQAGVELPELLVAHNTPAPLTLVARPGLVEDAALVGAGAQPSPVAPTAWTLPGGDPGVLSGVRDGRIAVQDAGSQLLTLALAQAPLDGPDRRWLDLCAGPGGKAGLLAALALQRGASLRANEVAPHRAELVRHTLRAALEAGADVEVTVEDGRVVGTQEPGTYDRVLVDAPCTGLGALRRRPEARWRRSPADLTGLGPLQRELLVSAVDAVRPGGLVAYATCSPHLAETTLVVGDLLKRRTDVELLDVRPHLRDRDGVPLPGTGTEGESWAQLWPHRHGTDGMFVALLRRR; this is translated from the coding sequence GTGACTGAGCGGCACGGCAGCGCCGGACGCAGCGGGGCCGGTGGTCGGCCGGGGCGCACCGGTCAGGGCGCACGTGACGGGCGCAGGGGGCCGCGGGCCAGGTCCGCCCAGCGGCCTGCCGAGCGGGCCAGGCGCGGCGACCCGGCCCGGGACACCGCCTACCTCGTGCTGAGGGCCGTCGAGGGCCAGGGGGCCTACGCCAACCTCGAGCTGCCGGGGGCGCTGCGCAAGGCCCGGGTGCGGGGTCGCGACGCCGCGTTCGCGACCGAGCTGGTCTACGGGAGCCTGCGGATGCAGGGCCTGTACGACGCGGTGGTCCAGATCGCGGCCGACCGACCCGTCGCCGGCATCGACGCCCCCGTCCTGGACGTGCTGCGGCTCGGCGTCCACCAGCTGCTCGGCATGCGCGTGCCCGACCACGCAGCGGTGAGCGCCACCGTCGCGCTCGCCAGGTCGCACGTGAGCCAGGGCGCCGGCGGCTTCGTCAACGCGGTGCTCCGCAGGGTCGGCGAGCGGTCCCGGCAGGAGTGGGTCGAGGCCGTCACCGCCGGTCTGGAGGACCCCCTCGCCCGGCTCGCCGTGGAGCACTCGCACCCCGAGTGGATCGTCCGGGCGCTGAGGGCCGCGCTCATCGCGCACGGCGGCACGGCCCAGCAGGCCGGCGTGGAGCTGCCCGAGCTGCTCGTCGCGCACAACACGCCGGCCCCGCTGACGCTGGTGGCGCGGCCGGGGCTCGTCGAGGACGCCGCCCTGGTCGGTGCAGGTGCGCAGCCCTCGCCCGTCGCACCCACGGCGTGGACGCTGCCGGGCGGCGACCCGGGTGTCCTCTCCGGCGTGCGCGACGGCCGGATCGCCGTCCAGGACGCCGGGTCCCAGCTGCTCACCCTCGCGCTGGCGCAGGCCCCCCTGGACGGGCCCGACCGCCGGTGGCTGGACCTGTGCGCCGGCCCCGGCGGCAAGGCGGGGTTGCTGGCGGCCCTCGCCCTGCAGCGGGGGGCCTCGCTGCGCGCCAACGAGGTGGCCCCGCACCGGGCCGAGCTCGTGCGGCATACCCTCCGGGCCGCGCTCGAGGCGGGCGCCGACGTCGAGGTGACCGTCGAGGACGGGCGCGTCGTCGGGACCCAGGAGCCGGGCACCTACGACCGGGTCCTGGTCGATGCACCCTGCACCGGCCTGGGCGCGCTGCGGAGGCGCCCGGAGGCGCGCTGGCGCCGTTCGCCCGCGGACCTGACCGGGCTCGGCCCCCTGCAGCGCGAGCTGCTCGTCTCGGCGGTCGACGCCGTGCGCCCCGGGGGACTGGTCGCCTACGCGACCTGCTCCCCGCACCTGGCGGAGACGACGCTCGTGGTCGGGGACCTGCTGAAGCGGCGCACGGACGTCGAGCTCCTCGACGTGCGCCCCCACCTGCGCGACCGGGACGGGGTGCCGCTCCCTGGCACGGGCACCGAGGGGGAGTCATGGGCCCAGCTGTGGCCGCACCGGCACGGGACCGACGGGATGTTCGTCGCCCTGCTCCGGCGGCGCTGA
- the rpe gene encoding ribulose-phosphate 3-epimerase produces MARPHLQISPSILSADFANLERELARIGDADWAHVDVMDNHFVPNLTLGQPVVEALARVSPVPIDAHLMIEAPDRWAPGYAEAGARSVTFHVEAAADAVATARAIRAAGARAAFALKPGTPFEPYEELLDEVDMVLVMTVEPGFGGQSFMVDQMPKVRAVREAVRRRGGEIWIQVDGGVSLDTIGQCVEAGADVFVAGSAVYGAEDVPARIGELRELAARACGSRSDG; encoded by the coding sequence ATGGCCCGCCCGCACCTGCAGATCAGCCCCTCGATCCTGTCCGCCGACTTCGCCAACCTCGAGCGCGAGCTCGCCCGCATCGGCGACGCTGACTGGGCGCACGTGGACGTCATGGACAACCACTTCGTCCCCAACCTCACGCTGGGCCAGCCGGTCGTCGAGGCGTTGGCGAGGGTCAGTCCGGTCCCGATCGATGCGCACCTGATGATCGAGGCCCCCGACCGGTGGGCGCCCGGCTACGCCGAGGCGGGCGCACGGTCGGTGACCTTCCACGTCGAGGCGGCCGCCGACGCGGTGGCCACCGCGCGCGCGATCCGGGCGGCCGGTGCCCGCGCCGCCTTCGCCCTGAAGCCGGGGACGCCGTTCGAGCCCTACGAGGAGCTGCTCGACGAGGTCGACATGGTCCTGGTGATGACCGTGGAGCCCGGGTTCGGCGGCCAGTCCTTCATGGTCGACCAGATGCCCAAGGTGCGGGCGGTGCGGGAGGCGGTGCGGCGGCGCGGGGGAGAGATCTGGATCCAGGTCGACGGCGGGGTGTCGCTCGACACGATCGGGCAGTGCGTCGAGGCCGGTGCCGACGTCTTCGTCGCGGGGTCCGCGGTCTACGGCGCGGAGGACGTGCCCGCGCGGATCGGCGAGCTGCGGGAGCTGGCGGCGCGCGCGTGCGGGAGCCGTTCCGACGGCTGA
- the pnuC gene encoding nicotinamide riboside transporter PnuC has product MDVWNDIFNAQLQLGQHTVLWREVVGNAFGLASAILGMRRKVWAWPVGIVGNLLLVTVFMGVWFANPQEHSLFGQAARQVFFMITSVYGWWVWNRSLRGRAKGSPAITPRWATGRERGIYLVAAAGLVVLSQWVFRQVGVGWPAPSWYYWTDAWIFVGSMLATYAMARGWVDFWLVWIAVDLVGVPLLWSSGYYPSAVMYIIYGGFVIWGFFVWKRAARVEAPTGQGPNLAEDRTLVG; this is encoded by the coding sequence GTGGACGTCTGGAACGACATCTTCAACGCACAACTTCAGCTCGGTCAGCACACGGTCCTGTGGCGCGAGGTCGTCGGCAACGCCTTCGGGCTGGCCTCGGCGATCCTCGGCATGCGCCGCAAGGTCTGGGCCTGGCCGGTCGGCATCGTCGGCAACCTGCTGCTCGTCACCGTGTTCATGGGAGTCTGGTTCGCCAACCCCCAGGAGCACAGCCTCTTCGGGCAGGCCGCCCGACAGGTCTTCTTCATGATCACCAGCGTCTACGGCTGGTGGGTCTGGAACCGCTCCCTGCGCGGCCGCGCCAAGGGCTCCCCGGCGATCACCCCGCGCTGGGCCACCGGGCGCGAGCGCGGCATCTACCTGGTGGCCGCCGCCGGCCTGGTGGTGCTCAGTCAGTGGGTGTTCCGCCAGGTCGGGGTCGGCTGGCCGGCGCCGAGCTGGTACTACTGGACCGACGCGTGGATCTTCGTCGGCTCGATGCTGGCCACCTACGCGATGGCCCGCGGCTGGGTGGACTTCTGGCTGGTCTGGATCGCCGTCGACCTCGTGGGCGTCCCGCTGCTGTGGAGCTCGGGCTACTACCCCTCGGCGGTCATGTACATCATCTACGGCGGGTTCGTGATCTGGGGCTTCTTCGTCTGGAAGCGGGCAGCCAGGGTCGAGGCACCCACGGGCCAGGGGCCGAACCTGGCGGAGGACCGTACCCTGGTCGGGTGA
- a CDS encoding PH domain-containing protein: MTPTTPRRDPYDTFRPVVGAWVAGGMAVACVVTFALVAIFSPMPLGSTPALSLVNRAGVALIGVAGAAFLLRYAVLRAVPSRSGLRVVNLFSSRDLEWAQIVQVGFSGGAPWAVLELDDTEELAVMAIQRSDGDRARAEASRLAALIEHHHRTAGTG; the protein is encoded by the coding sequence GTGACTCCCACCACGCCGCGGCGCGACCCCTACGACACCTTCCGGCCGGTCGTCGGGGCGTGGGTCGCGGGCGGGATGGCCGTGGCCTGCGTGGTCACCTTCGCGCTCGTGGCGATCTTCTCCCCGATGCCGCTGGGCTCGACGCCCGCCCTGAGCCTGGTCAACAGGGCGGGTGTCGCGCTCATCGGCGTGGCCGGGGCCGCCTTCCTGCTCCGGTATGCGGTGCTGCGCGCCGTCCCCAGCCGGTCCGGCCTCAGGGTGGTCAACCTGTTCTCCTCCCGTGACCTGGAGTGGGCCCAGATCGTCCAGGTCGGTTTCTCCGGCGGTGCCCCGTGGGCGGTCCTGGAGCTGGACGACACCGAGGAGCTGGCCGTGATGGCCATCCAGCGCTCGGACGGCGACCGGGCCCGCGCCGAGGCGTCCCGCCTGGCCGCGCTCATCGAGCACCACCACAGGACGGCCGGGACGGGCTGA
- a CDS encoding FUSC family protein, translating into MTSGGRPGRYPGHRVLDPVRGHLAPGAFLARTLLLRARAWLIVQAALGAGVAWWAARDLLGHPLPFFAPVTAIVCLGLTYTSRLRRIAELTVGVAVGIFIGDLFVHTFGSGVWQIVAVVVVAMSLAVLVGGGQMLMMQAGIQGTILTTLVAGEGEALSRWLDAVVGGAVALVIAMLAPVRSTTERPRQRAVAIVGRVAEVLTDTVQSLRNRDRGRAAATLAHARGLSSQIEELRQATAEATAAARLAPLLSGVHREDVETIHELLGPLDLAVRNLRVLVRRAELAVEDDEFVPATYTDMVADLAQAAATIQDHLEHHTSLAGAQEDLVTLARRSTWSHPRAGLSAEVVRAQVRSTVVDLLVLAGMPLTEARRRVPATKEELDPTAPVEPEDPASGSG; encoded by the coding sequence ATGACCTCAGGCGGCAGGCCGGGCCGCTACCCCGGCCACCGGGTGCTCGATCCTGTCCGCGGGCACCTCGCGCCCGGAGCCTTCCTCGCCCGGACCCTGCTCCTGCGGGCGCGCGCCTGGCTCATCGTCCAGGCGGCGCTGGGCGCCGGTGTCGCCTGGTGGGCCGCCCGGGACCTGCTCGGGCACCCGCTGCCGTTCTTCGCGCCGGTCACCGCGATCGTCTGCCTCGGGCTCACCTACACCTCCCGGCTGCGGCGGATCGCCGAGCTGACGGTCGGTGTGGCGGTCGGCATCTTCATCGGGGACCTGTTCGTGCACACGTTCGGCTCGGGCGTCTGGCAGATCGTGGCCGTGGTCGTGGTGGCGATGTCCCTGGCGGTGCTCGTCGGCGGTGGCCAGATGCTGATGATGCAGGCCGGCATCCAGGGCACCATCCTGACCACGCTCGTCGCCGGGGAGGGTGAGGCGCTGAGCCGCTGGCTGGACGCGGTCGTCGGCGGGGCCGTCGCGCTGGTCATCGCCATGCTCGCCCCGGTCCGCTCCACGACCGAACGCCCGCGCCAGCGAGCGGTGGCCATCGTCGGCCGGGTGGCCGAGGTGCTCACCGACACCGTCCAGTCGCTGCGCAACCGGGACCGGGGCCGTGCCGCGGCCACCCTCGCCCACGCCCGCGGGCTGTCCTCACAGATCGAGGAGCTGCGACAGGCCACCGCCGAGGCCACGGCCGCCGCCCGCCTGGCCCCGCTGCTCTCCGGGGTGCACAGGGAGGACGTCGAGACGATCCACGAGCTGCTCGGGCCGCTGGACCTGGCGGTGCGCAACCTGCGGGTCCTGGTGCGGCGCGCCGAGCTGGCGGTGGAGGACGACGAGTTCGTCCCCGCGACCTACACCGACATGGTCGCCGACCTGGCGCAGGCGGCGGCCACGATCCAGGACCATCTCGAGCACCACACCTCCCTGGCCGGCGCCCAGGAGGACCTCGTGACCCTCGCCCGGCGCTCGACGTGGTCGCACCCCCGGGCCGGCCTGTCGGCCGAGGTCGTGCGCGCCCAGGTGCGCTCCACGGTCGTCGACCTGCTGGTCCTGGCCGGCATGCCGCTGACGGAGGCGCGCCGGCGGGTGCCGGCGACGAAGGAGGAGCTGGACCCGACGGCGCCCGTCGAGCCGGAGGACCCGGCGTCCGGCTCCGGCTGA